The proteins below come from a single Corynebacterium glyciniphilum AJ 3170 genomic window:
- the tuf gene encoding elongation factor Tu yields the protein MAKAKFERTKPHVNIGTIGHVDHGKTTTTAAITKVLADTYPELNHAFAFDAIDKAPEERERGITINISHVEYQTEKRHYAHVDAPGHADYIKNMITGAAQMDGAILVVAATDGPMPQTREHVLLARQVGVPYILVALNKCDMVDDEDLIELVEMEVRELLGEQDYDEEAPIVQISALKALEGDPKWTQAIVDLMQACDDSIPDPERETDKPFLMPVEDIFTITGRGTVVTGRVERGQLNLNDEIEIIGIREKSTKTTVTSIEMFNKLLDSAEAGDNAALLLRGLKREDVERGQVIAKPGAYTPHTEFEGSVYILSKDEGGRHTPFFDNYRPQFYFRTTDVTGVVKLPEGTEMVMPGDNVDMSVTLIQPVAMDEGLRFAIREGGRTVGAGRVTKINK from the coding sequence GTGGCGAAGGCTAAGTTCGAGCGTACTAAGCCGCACGTTAACATCGGCACCATCGGTCACGTCGACCACGGCAAGACCACGACGACTGCCGCTATCACGAAGGTTCTGGCTGACACCTACCCGGAGCTCAACCACGCCTTCGCGTTCGACGCAATCGACAAGGCGCCGGAGGAGCGCGAGCGTGGCATCACGATCAACATCTCCCACGTCGAGTACCAGACCGAGAAGCGCCACTACGCACACGTGGACGCCCCGGGTCACGCCGACTACATCAAGAACATGATCACCGGTGCTGCTCAGATGGACGGCGCGATCCTCGTTGTCGCCGCCACTGACGGCCCGATGCCGCAGACCCGTGAGCACGTCCTCCTGGCCCGCCAGGTCGGCGTTCCCTACATCCTCGTTGCCCTGAACAAGTGCGACATGGTTGACGATGAGGACCTCATCGAGCTCGTCGAGATGGAGGTCCGCGAGCTCCTGGGCGAGCAGGACTACGACGAAGAGGCTCCGATCGTCCAGATCTCCGCTCTGAAGGCACTCGAGGGTGACCCGAAGTGGACCCAGGCGATCGTCGACCTCATGCAGGCCTGCGACGATTCCATCCCGGATCCGGAGCGCGAGACCGACAAGCCGTTCCTCATGCCCGTCGAGGACATCTTCACGATCACCGGTCGCGGCACCGTCGTCACCGGCCGTGTCGAGCGCGGTCAGCTGAACCTGAACGACGAGATCGAGATCATCGGCATCCGCGAGAAGTCCACCAAGACCACGGTGACCTCCATCGAGATGTTCAACAAGCTGCTGGATTCCGCAGAGGCCGGCGACAATGCCGCACTGCTGCTCCGTGGCCTGAAGCGCGAGGACGTCGAGCGCGGCCAGGTTATCGCCAAGCCGGGCGCATACACCCCGCACACCGAGTTCGAGGGCTCCGTCTACATCCTGTCCAAGGACGAGGGCGGCCGCCACACCCCGTTCTTCGACAACTACCGTCCGCAGTTCTACTTCCGCACCACCGACGTTACCGGTGTCGTGAAGCTGCCGGAGGGCACGGAGATGGTCATGCCCGGCGACAACGTCGACATGAGCGTCACCCTGATCCAGCCGGTCGCCATGGACGAGGGCCTGCGGTTCGCCATCCGTGAGGGTGGCCGCACCGTCGGCGCCGGTCGTGTCACCAAGATCAACAAGTAG